From the genome of Eucalyptus grandis isolate ANBG69807.140 chromosome 2, ASM1654582v1, whole genome shotgun sequence, one region includes:
- the LOC104434975 gene encoding disease resistance protein RGA2-like, whose amino-acid sequence MPIAELFLCAFLQVLFDRLTSVELLNFARREGIDTRLKDWEQMLKSIQKVLDDAEDKQLTDQAWVKLWLEDLRNLAYDIEDLLDEFVIESVESKSKTGPSTSKAHSLLPSCCFKLIPREFTFNHEMRSKIEEMDATLREITKRKDNLSPIENNGKQSTNHLPGMPGLGKTALAQQVFNDAGVTSYFDAKAWKVLCDLLSEFKYLRVLSLNYYVINEVPDCIGKLRHLRHLNLSHTHIRLLPKSIVALHNLEALMLQGCEYLIELPEGNLVGLEMLSKFIVGIGNGSRLKELKNLENLRGELCISDLHKVQEVEDANDANLRVKKGICRLTMQWSIDFEISRNIDLEGQRVKALPLLGHLPSLEELYIEGLNSICTVGSEFHGSNNPFPSLLTLEFKGMLIWEDWSHCIDTEEVGVVFPRLDHLVIQDCPKLKALPSFISLPSLNELEFQGCNEGVLQSLVSSASLTALTINDVVELTCLNHGLTSSLIKLEKLEIRGCTKLRYLWQEGDAIQTLRCLKSLVVHSCPKFIYFVAEEGDIELPSNLETIELMKCVNLEKLPSTMHTLSSLRDLTVYGCPKLVSFPETGIPTSMISLDIMDCKMLRSLPRGFLPTTLKRLDICDCGGLESLTEINLDPLQSLQEIQIVCCENLRSLPQGLHTLSQLTSLVLSGCPALEVECFPPLPPSILEFFLYSCPKIKSLPNQLYRLTCLRKLSIWRCERFTRFPDGGLPPQLWELEVTQCENMKQPVREWLTPLTSLGRLNIDGSAGGVGEEEDLVLPLPSSLLHLSIHDMGKVERLSSSLPPSLQNLWIQCCLKLRELPQDSLPPSLEELLLYNCPILEKRCKKGTGCYWPLICEIPQITLGVYIG is encoded by the exons ATGCCCATCGCGGAGCTCTTTCTTTGTGCCTTTCTTCAGGTGTTGTTCGATAGGTTGACCTCTGTCGAGCTTCTCAACTTTGCCCGGCGCGAGGGGATTGATACGCGGTTGAAGGACTGGGAGCAGATGCTGAAGAGTATCCAAAAGGTGCTGGATGATGCAGAAGATAAGCAACTCACCGATCAAGCCTGGGTGAAGTTGTGGCTAGAAGATCTTAGAAACTTGGCCTAcgacattgaagacttgcttgatGAGTTCGTCATAGAATCCGTTGAAAGCAAGTCCAAGACAGGACCCAGCACTAGCAAGGCACATTCCCTTCTTCCCAGTTGTTGCTTCAAATTGATCCCGAGAGAATTCACGTTCAACCACGAAATGAGATCCAAGATAGAAGAGATGGATGCCACATTACGGGAGATCACGAAGAGAAAAGATAATCTGAGCCCCATAGAGAATAACGGGAAGCAATCAACAAACCACTTACCAG GGATGCCGGGTCTTGGGAAGACGGCTTTGGCTCAGCAAGTCTTCAATGATGCTGGAGTCACCAGCTATTTTGATGCAAAGGCATGG AAAGTACTATGTGACTTGTTGTCTGAATTCAAGTACTTGAGGGTGCTTTCATTGAATTACTATGTCATCAACGAGGTACCGGATTGCATAGGCAAATTGAGGCACCTAAGGCACCTTAATCTGTCACATACTCATATTAGATTGCTTCCAAAGTCAATTGTTGCATTGCACAACCTAGAAGCTTTGATGTTACAAGGCTGTGAATACCTCATTGAATTACCTGAAG GTAATTTGGTGGGTCTTGAGATGTTGTCGAAGTTTATAGTGGGAATAGGAAATGGGTCGAGGTTGAAGGAGTTAAAAAACCTGGAGAACCTTAGAGGGGAATTGTGCATCTCTGATTTGCATAAGGTTCAAGAAGTCGAGGATGCCAATGATGCCAATTTACGCGTGAAGAAGGGAATATGCCGGTTGACCATGCAATGGagtatagattttgaaatttcccGAAATATAGATCTTGAAGGACAG AGGGTCAAAGCATTACCATTGCTTGGGCACCTACCTTCACTAGAAGAACTGTACATCGAAGGTTTAAATTCAATATGCACGGTAGGGTCTGAATTTCATGGAAGTAACAATCCTTTTCCATCCTTATTAACTTTGGAATTCAAGGGCATGCTGATATGGGAGGACTGGTCTCATTGCATCGACACTGAAGAAGTTGGAGTTGTATTCCCCCGTCTTGACCATCTCGTCATTCAGGATTGCCCTAAGTTGAAAGCCTTGCCATCTTTCATTAGCCTTCCATCTCTTAATGAATTAGAATTCCAAGGTTGTAATGAGGGGGTGCTGCAAAGTTTGGTAAGCTCAGCATCTCTAACTGCTCTAACCATAAATGATGTTGTTGAACTGACTTGCTTAAATCATGGACTCACAAGCTCCTTGATCAAACTAGAGAAGTTGGAGATTAGAGGGTGTACGAAGTTAAGATATTTGTGGCAAGAAGGAGATGCAATTCAGACTCTTCGTTGTTTGAAGAGCTTAGTTGTACACAGTTGTCCaaaattcatatattttgtggctgaagaagGAGATATAGAGCTGCCTAGCAATCTCGAGACTATCGAATTGATGAAATGCGTCAATTTAGAGAAGCTTCCAAGCACAATGCACACTCTCTCCTCTCTTAGAGACTTGACGGTCTATGGCTGTCCAAAACTCGTATCTTTCCCAGAAACAGGTATACCTACATCAATGATATCATTAGATATCATGGACTGCAAGATGTTGCGATCTTTACCTAGAGGATTTTTACCCACAACTCTCAAGAGACTTGACATTTGTGACTGCGGGGGGTTGGAGTCGCTCACGGAGATAAATCTAGATCCTCTTCAGTCTCTTCAAGAGATTCAAATTGTGTGTTGCGAGAATTTGAGAAGCTTACCCCAAGGTCTGCACACGCTGTCTCAGCTCACTTCCTTGGTGTTGTCTGGCTGTCCTGCTCTGGAGGTAGAGTgcttccctcctcttcctcccagTATCTTGGAATTTTTTCTGTACAGCTGTCCGAAGATAAAATCGTTACCTAATCAATTGTATCGGCTCACATGTCTCCGAAAGCTGTCAATTTGGAGGTGTGAGAGATTCACGCGCTTCCCCGACGGAGGATTGCCGCCCCAGCTATGGGAACTTGAGGTGACTCAATGTGAGAATATGAAGCAACCGGTGAGGGAGTGGCTCACCCCTCTCACCTCCCTTGGAAGGCTAAATATCGATGGTAGTGCGGGAGGAGtgggagaggaggaggatctTGTGCTTCCGCTCCCTTCCTCTCTGCTCCATCTCTCTATCCATGATATGGGGAAAGTGGAAAGACTGTCCAGcagtctccctccctctctacAAAACTTATGGATCCAGTGTTGCCTGAAGCTGAGGGAGTTGCCCCAGGAtagcctccctccctcccttgaAGAACTCCTTTTATACAATTGCCCAATTCTGGAGAAGCGGTGCAAGAAAGGGACCGGCTGCTATTGGCCCCTCATTTGCGAAATCCCACAAATTACATTAGGCGTGTATATAGGCTGA